A portion of the Streptococcus sp. Marseille-Q6470 genome contains these proteins:
- a CDS encoding SIALI-17 repeat-containing surface protein: MGKHFFERRCHYSIRKFAMGAASVMIGASIFGAGMVQAAETEGPAETEGTVTQVQPLDKLPADIAAAIEKAESAKPTDPTETNPTDAEAQPENTGEVSPKPAETPVPKEEATPKPAETPKEEAAPVAKPAEKPVTKDLVETPDVNHLEKATATASNHEANTPFTAEKAIDGNPDTRWATDRDVVKPTIEFKLEKTTLIKHVEIDWDRRVRGEQNDPNIKSWNLYYAGQDEVNGSGPGEWKLAHQRTGTPVLDEKVDLKEAVQAKYLKLEITDYQAGTMQWKNVGIQEIRAYSNIPDASKPTDIRQVTEITVAEDGKSLVLPKLPGQVSLIGSNKQGVVDLNNKIYTPLTDQHVKVMIQQTNDNHTFTKEFEVVIKGLHADEGVGTKPAVAPAVQQWYGTEGKTSITSETVISVGDSGFDKEAKFYQTDLENRGLEVATGDQSAQNRIEFKKVEDKGYGKEGYGITIKDGVITVEAATNAGAFYATRTLLQMGENDLQNGEIRDFPSFSHRGFMLDTGRKFIPYDTLVDIMLNMAYYKMNDLQLHLNDNYIFLEKHLEGKHLSQQEELDYVLKNAKTGFRVETDVVGENGEKLTSKEHYTKEEMQQIIKLAKALHINLVPEIDTPGHALSFVKVRPDLMYKGSLSDYRGKHNVERVAMLDLDNKYEETLAFVKSVYDKLLDGENAPLHGVSTVHIGTDEYYGSRESYRRYVNDMIQYIKGKGYTPRIWGSLSAKPGTTPVDWNGVEVDIWSIGWQRPAAAIAQGAKIINITDIPTYSVPSGSNSQGGYGDYANYETQYNRWTPNDFSTGGGPRLEASNPNIIGGGHAVWNDNIDLHETGLTSYDIFKRFFKSMQSTAERTWGSDRAAKTYAERIQPTSIYAPRSNPEKTIEDSDLFTIKPETIKEYLAKNVKKTEAGLNFEKDSSIEGLVGDVGPSHVLKLDVTVTGEGEQVFSTSGDNQLYLADKDGYLAYKFEQFHIQFNKKLEKNKRYQISVVTKPQVTEVYVDGEKVERIANPAHPRLAHNTLVLPLETIGGFQGILHSAELSNEAFVNPRLIPTDHFSVSATSQETPGTETEGPVEKAFDNDPNTFWHSKWTGDRAPYTVAMNLNAPEKVNGLTYLPRPGGGNGVVTSYEIYAQKDGQMVKVASGTWENNAKEKTVNFATVETNKVEFKVLSGFAGFGSAAEIQLLKPLSDSETEEPVVPEKPVTPEKPVTPEEPKVGEVGDGTTELPDSFVAKKPASDDAIAAAAQSQDYLKKEYKVFPTPQKVTYGEGVTKLQKQVNLVMGNQLDIYTRNRLKSVLQDHQISYTSSSAAVAGATNIYLGVHGRNSQAEKEISGISQGLFDKIDAYALSIKNNTISIVGKDTDAVFYGLTTLKHMLNESEAPVLRNVTVEDFAEIKNRGFIEGYYGNPWTNADRAELMRYGGDLKLTQYFFAPKDDPYHNKKWRELYPEEKLAEIRELARVGNQNKTRYVWTIHPFMNDRIRFGNDAQYQQDLDTIKAKFTQLMDVGVREFGILADDAPSPVGGYNSYNRLMKDMTDWLTEKQATYVGLRKEMIFVPGQYWGNGREDELRSLNENLPTSTSMTLTGGKIWGEVSENFLSNLKNNLTAGGKIYRPVSLWINWPCTDNSKQHLILGGGEKFLHPNVDPSLLSGIMLNPMQQSEPSKIALFSAAQYAWKQWKSEEEAKKVNDIAFNFVETGKFTDSETSVAFRELGKHMINQNMDGRVVKLEESVELAPKLEAFMSKLKAGQDVGAERNDLRAEFAKLKAAAQLYKASGDEKMRSQIHYWLDNTIDQMDALSAFLDGTEAIENNDSARLWDSYYKGLKLYEQSQTYTFHYVDHDERAELGVQHIRPFLLGLREVLATEVQKALHPDQVISTFITNRTGVEGGLAEVTDGDLGTHALIKSPNSIQTGDYIGLKFNKAVPIQNLTFAMGTQANPRDTFNNAKVEYLNENDQWVTLSEPSYTGNEPLLKFENLNINAKAVRMIATSDRGNTWFAVREIAVNRPVEVSRPKQTATVTISPNLMYKYNTTVAQITDGRDNTEAMLANADRTDTTPVDGWVQLDLGEVKPVTKVRLVQGSGDKLAEGVLEYSTDGTSWQELDRLTGEQTKEIETPISARYIRVRNTKNINLWWRIADFSVETRAGNSEMTDTNVESLKSTPVYDSLGRYDLQIPSGTKLPAHSYLGMKLDRLHQAESIQAIGIGNPALDLEFSPNAQEWYPASQVTDKSLVRYARLVNKTDQEQAVTATSLLVKTKEVEPTKLDSTSMGIDAYYGANDVRKIKNLDQLFDGVYNNFVEFSDYARKDGHITLKLGSEREIKKIRAYIQDGTKNYLRDGKIQVSQDGKTWTDVVTVGDGLANDMHDDSLTDGWTHDSKMPGNRYIEGELASPVKANYLRVLFTANYDARFVGFTELVINDGEFVKPINDPTVQGNGGESRGNLYTNLVDGKVLTSYKAEKGQGELVYHLSEPTDANHIRLVSSLPQGVAARVLARTLKTDRDGAWTDLGAITSSFQTFAVRDKAPLLDVKLIWEGGKPEFYEMTTYYQELSEEPEQPTPDPEPTPDPKPTPNPEPTPDPEPTPDPEPTPDPKPTPDPKPTPDPEPTPDPEPTPDPKPTPDPEPTPDPKPTPDPEPTPDPKPTPDPDPTPDPKPTPDPEPTPDPKPTPDPEPTPDPKPTPEPEVLSSKGDQQPPVVEIPEFKGGVNWVEADKNELPEFKGGVNWVEADKNELPEFKGGVNWVEADKNELPEFKGGVNWVEAAKNEVPEYKEPVANPATPLADHKQTSSSPSQKQEPEGPNAPATEAKGQLPATGEQDSVGLAFLASLGLVLSATFIKKGKED, encoded by the coding sequence ATGGGAAAACATTTTTTTGAGAGACGGTGTCATTACAGTATACGTAAGTTTGCAATGGGCGCTGCTTCTGTCATGATTGGTGCAAGCATTTTTGGTGCTGGTATGGTTCAAGCAGCCGAAACAGAAGGACCTGCAGAGACAGAAGGAACAGTAACACAGGTTCAGCCCCTGGATAAGTTACCAGCGGATATAGCAGCAGCTATTGAAAAAGCTGAATCAGCAAAACCAACTGATCCTACTGAAACGAATCCGACTGATGCGGAAGCTCAGCCTGAAAATACTGGAGAAGTATCTCCAAAACCAGCTGAAACTCCAGTTCCTAAGGAAGAAGCAACACCAAAACCAGCTGAGACTCCAAAAGAAGAAGCAGCACCAGTAGCTAAACCAGCAGAAAAACCAGTTACTAAAGATTTGGTTGAAACTCCAGATGTCAATCATTTGGAAAAGGCTACTGCGACAGCATCAAACCATGAAGCGAACACACCATTTACAGCTGAGAAGGCAATTGACGGAAATCCAGATACTCGTTGGGCAACTGACCGTGATGTTGTGAAACCAACAATCGAATTTAAGCTTGAAAAGACAACCTTAATCAAGCATGTGGAAATCGATTGGGACCGTCGTGTTCGTGGTGAACAAAATGATCCAAACATCAAATCTTGGAATCTCTATTATGCAGGTCAAGACGAAGTCAATGGATCAGGTCCTGGAGAATGGAAGTTGGCTCATCAACGAACAGGAACTCCGGTTCTAGATGAAAAAGTTGACTTAAAAGAAGCCGTTCAAGCTAAGTACCTCAAACTGGAAATTACAGATTATCAAGCCGGTACTATGCAATGGAAAAATGTGGGTATCCAAGAAATTCGTGCCTACTCAAATATTCCGGATGCTAGCAAACCAACAGATATTCGTCAAGTTACAGAAATTACTGTTGCTGAAGATGGAAAATCACTTGTATTGCCTAAATTGCCTGGTCAAGTTAGTTTGATTGGAAGCAACAAGCAAGGAGTTGTTGACCTAAATAATAAAATCTATACACCATTGACAGACCAACATGTCAAAGTGATGATCCAACAAACCAATGATAACCATACCTTCACAAAAGAATTTGAAGTTGTCATTAAAGGCTTGCATGCGGATGAAGGTGTTGGAACCAAACCTGCAGTTGCCCCAGCAGTTCAACAATGGTACGGCACTGAAGGTAAAACTTCTATTACTTCTGAAACTGTCATTTCAGTAGGAGATTCAGGATTTGACAAGGAAGCTAAGTTCTACCAAACTGACCTTGAAAATCGTGGTTTGGAAGTCGCAACCGGTGATCAATCAGCTCAAAACCGAATTGAATTTAAAAAGGTTGAAGACAAGGGCTATGGTAAAGAAGGCTATGGTATCACCATTAAAGATGGAGTTATCACAGTAGAAGCAGCGACTAATGCAGGTGCATTTTACGCAACTCGTACTCTTCTTCAAATGGGAGAAAATGACCTACAGAACGGTGAAATCCGTGACTTCCCAAGCTTCAGCCACCGTGGTTTTATGCTAGACACAGGTCGTAAGTTTATTCCTTATGACACGCTTGTAGATATCATGCTAAATATGGCTTACTACAAGATGAATGACTTGCAGTTGCACCTTAATGATAACTATATCTTCCTAGAAAAACACTTGGAAGGAAAACATCTTAGTCAACAAGAGGAACTGGATTATGTTCTAAAAAATGCCAAGACAGGTTTCCGTGTGGAAACTGATGTTGTCGGAGAAAATGGTGAAAAATTAACATCAAAAGAACATTACACCAAGGAAGAAATGCAACAGATCATCAAGTTGGCTAAAGCTTTGCATATCAACCTTGTTCCTGAGATTGACACACCAGGTCACGCTTTGTCCTTTGTTAAAGTTCGTCCAGACCTTATGTATAAAGGTAGTCTGAGCGATTATAGAGGTAAGCACAATGTAGAACGTGTTGCTATGTTGGACTTGGATAATAAGTACGAAGAAACTCTTGCTTTTGTTAAATCAGTCTATGATAAATTGCTCGATGGAGAAAATGCACCACTTCATGGTGTCTCAACAGTTCATATCGGAACTGATGAGTACTACGGCAGTAGAGAAAGCTATCGTCGCTACGTCAACGATATGATTCAGTACATCAAAGGAAAAGGTTATACACCTCGTATTTGGGGCTCACTTAGTGCTAAGCCTGGTACAACGCCAGTTGATTGGAATGGAGTAGAAGTTGATATCTGGAGTATTGGTTGGCAACGTCCAGCGGCTGCAATTGCTCAGGGTGCCAAGATTATCAATATCACAGATATTCCAACCTATAGTGTCCCAAGCGGAAGCAACAGTCAAGGTGGTTATGGCGATTATGCTAACTACGAAACTCAATACAATCGCTGGACACCAAATGACTTCTCAACAGGTGGAGGACCACGCTTAGAAGCATCTAATCCAAATATCATCGGTGGTGGTCATGCAGTTTGGAATGACAATATTGACCTCCATGAAACTGGTTTAACTTCATATGATATTTTTAAACGCTTCTTCAAGAGTATGCAATCAACTGCAGAACGCACTTGGGGTTCAGATCGTGCAGCTAAGACCTATGCAGAACGTATCCAGCCTACTAGTATTTATGCACCACGTTCAAATCCAGAAAAGACAATAGAAGATAGCGACCTCTTTACAATTAAACCCGAAACTATCAAGGAATATCTTGCTAAGAATGTGAAGAAAACAGAAGCAGGATTGAATTTTGAAAAAGATTCTAGCATCGAAGGCTTAGTAGGTGATGTTGGTCCTAGTCACGTTTTGAAATTGGATGTAACTGTTACAGGCGAAGGCGAACAAGTCTTCTCAACTAGTGGAGACAACCAACTTTATCTTGCGGACAAGGATGGCTACCTCGCTTATAAATTTGAACAATTCCATATTCAATTTAATAAGAAACTTGAAAAGAACAAACGTTATCAAATCTCAGTTGTAACCAAACCTCAAGTGACAGAAGTTTATGTAGATGGCGAAAAGGTTGAACGTATTGCAAATCCAGCTCATCCTCGCTTGGCCCACAATACCTTGGTACTTCCACTTGAAACAATCGGTGGCTTCCAAGGAATCTTGCATAGTGCTGAGTTGTCCAATGAAGCATTTGTAAATCCACGTTTGATCCCAACGGATCACTTTAGTGTTTCTGCAACTAGTCAGGAAACACCAGGAACAGAAACTGAAGGACCAGTAGAAAAAGCTTTCGATAATGATCCGAATACTTTCTGGCATTCAAAATGGACTGGAGACCGTGCTCCATATACAGTTGCAATGAATTTGAATGCTCCTGAAAAAGTCAATGGTTTGACTTATCTTCCACGTCCAGGTGGAGGCAACGGAGTCGTGACTTCTTATGAAATCTATGCTCAAAAAGATGGTCAAATGGTAAAAGTTGCTTCAGGAACTTGGGAAAATAATGCCAAAGAAAAAACTGTTAATTTTGCGACAGTTGAAACTAACAAGGTAGAATTTAAAGTTCTATCAGGTTTCGCAGGATTTGGTAGTGCTGCAGAAATCCAACTACTTAAGCCACTTTCTGATAGTGAAACAGAAGAACCAGTTGTTCCAGAAAAACCAGTGACTCCAGAGAAACCAGTGACCCCAGAAGAACCAAAAGTTGGAGAAGTGGGCGATGGTACAACTGAACTCCCTGATAGTTTTGTAGCTAAGAAGCCAGCTAGTGATGATGCGATTGCTGCTGCAGCACAAAGTCAAGATTATCTCAAGAAAGAATACAAGGTATTCCCAACACCACAAAAAGTCACTTATGGTGAAGGTGTCACCAAGCTTCAAAAACAAGTTAATCTTGTAATGGGCAATCAGTTAGATATTTATACTCGTAACCGCTTGAAGAGTGTCTTGCAAGATCATCAAATCTCTTACACAAGCAGTTCAGCAGCAGTAGCAGGTGCTACAAATATCTATCTTGGTGTTCATGGTCGAAATTCACAGGCTGAAAAAGAAATCTCTGGTATTTCTCAAGGACTCTTTGATAAGATTGATGCCTATGCTTTGTCAATCAAGAACAATACAATCTCAATCGTTGGTAAAGATACAGATGCTGTCTTCTATGGTTTGACTACTCTTAAACACATGCTTAATGAAAGTGAAGCTCCAGTTTTACGTAATGTAACAGTTGAAGACTTTGCTGAAATTAAGAACCGTGGCTTTATCGAAGGATACTATGGTAACCCTTGGACAAATGCTGACCGTGCTGAACTCATGCGCTATGGTGGTGACTTGAAGTTGACTCAATACTTCTTTGCACCAAAAGATGATCCATACCACAACAAGAAATGGCGTGAACTTTATCCAGAAGAAAAATTAGCTGAAATCCGTGAATTGGCGCGTGTCGGAAACCAAAACAAGACTCGCTATGTTTGGACTATCCACCCATTCATGAACGATCGTATCCGTTTTGGTAATGATGCACAATATCAACAAGATTTAGATACGATTAAGGCTAAATTCACTCAATTGATGGATGTCGGTGTCCGTGAGTTCGGTATTCTAGCTGATGATGCTCCAAGCCCAGTTGGTGGCTACAATAGCTACAACCGCTTGATGAAGGACATGACTGATTGGTTGACTGAAAAACAAGCAACTTATGTTGGCCTTCGTAAGGAAATGATCTTCGTTCCAGGTCAGTATTGGGGTAATGGTCGTGAAGATGAATTGAGATCTCTAAATGAAAACCTTCCGACTTCAACTTCAATGACCCTTACTGGTGGTAAGATTTGGGGTGAAGTATCAGAAAACTTCCTTTCTAATCTTAAGAATAACCTTACTGCAGGTGGTAAGATCTACCGTCCAGTATCTCTATGGATTAACTGGCCATGTACAGACAACTCTAAACAACACTTAATCTTGGGTGGCGGTGAGAAATTCCTTCATCCAAATGTGGACCCAAGTCTCCTTTCAGGTATCATGTTGAATCCAATGCAACAATCTGAGCCTTCTAAGATTGCCCTCTTCTCTGCAGCTCAGTATGCATGGAAACAATGGAAGTCTGAAGAAGAAGCTAAGAAAGTCAACGATATCGCCTTCAACTTTGTTGAAACTGGTAAGTTTACAGATAGTGAAACATCTGTTGCCTTCCGTGAACTTGGTAAACACATGATCAACCAAAATATGGATGGTCGTGTTGTGAAGTTGGAAGAATCTGTTGAGCTTGCTCCGAAATTAGAAGCCTTCATGTCTAAGCTAAAAGCTGGTCAAGATGTAGGCGCTGAGCGTAATGATTTGCGTGCAGAATTTGCTAAACTGAAAGCTGCAGCTCAGCTTTATAAAGCATCTGGTGATGAAAAGATGCGTTCTCAAATCCACTACTGGTTGGATAATACGATTGACCAAATGGATGCTTTGAGTGCTTTCCTAGATGGAACAGAAGCGATTGAAAACAATGATTCTGCTAGACTTTGGGATAGCTACTACAAGGGATTGAAACTTTACGAACAATCACAAACTTATACTTTCCATTATGTAGACCATGATGAGAGAGCTGAGTTGGGTGTCCAACATATCCGTCCATTCTTGCTTGGCCTTCGTGAAGTATTGGCAACTGAAGTTCAAAAAGCCTTGCACCCTGACCAAGTGATTAGCACCTTTATCACAAATCGTACTGGTGTAGAAGGTGGACTTGCTGAAGTTACTGATGGAGATTTAGGAACACATGCCCTTATCAAATCACCAAACAGTATCCAAACTGGTGACTATATCGGTTTGAAATTTAATAAGGCTGTTCCAATCCAAAACTTGACATTTGCAATGGGAACTCAAGCAAATCCACGCGATACCTTTAACAATGCTAAAGTTGAGTATCTCAATGAAAATGATCAATGGGTAACACTTTCAGAACCAAGCTACACTGGTAATGAGCCTCTTCTTAAATTTGAAAATCTCAATATCAATGCCAAAGCTGTTCGAATGATTGCCACTTCTGATCGTGGAAATACTTGGTTTGCAGTGCGAGAAATTGCTGTTAATCGTCCTGTAGAAGTAAGTCGTCCTAAACAGACAGCTACAGTGACTATCAGTCCAAATCTCATGTACAAGTACAACACGACAGTTGCTCAGATTACAGATGGTCGTGATAATACTGAAGCTATGCTTGCAAATGCTGATCGCACGGATACAACTCCTGTAGATGGTTGGGTACAACTAGACTTGGGCGAAGTCAAACCTGTAACTAAGGTTCGTCTCGTTCAAGGTTCAGGAGATAAGTTAGCAGAAGGTGTCCTTGAGTATTCTACAGATGGAACTTCATGGCAAGAATTGGATCGTTTGACAGGTGAACAAACCAAAGAAATTGAAACTCCAATTTCAGCACGTTACATCCGTGTTCGTAATACCAAGAATATCAATCTATGGTGGCGTATCGCTGACTTCTCAGTTGAAACACGTGCAGGCAATAGCGAGATGACAGATACTAATGTTGAAAGCTTGAAATCAACTCCAGTATATGACAGTCTCGGTCGTTATGACCTGCAAATTCCAAGTGGAACTAAGCTTCCAGCTCATAGCTACTTGGGTATGAAACTTGATCGTCTTCACCAGGCAGAGAGCATTCAGGCTATTGGTATTGGAAATCCAGCCCTTGACTTGGAATTCTCTCCAAATGCACAAGAATGGTATCCAGCTAGTCAAGTAACAGATAAGTCCTTGGTACGTTATGCTCGTTTGGTTAATAAGACTGACCAAGAACAAGCAGTGACCGCAACATCTCTACTTGTTAAGACAAAAGAAGTGGAACCAACTAAACTTGATTCTACATCTATGGGAATTGATGCCTATTATGGTGCTAATGATGTTCGCAAGATCAAGAATTTGGATCAGTTGTTTGATGGTGTTTACAATAACTTTGTAGAGTTCTCTGATTATGCACGTAAAGATGGTCACATTACCTTGAAACTTGGTAGCGAACGTGAAATCAAGAAGATTAGAGCTTATATCCAAGATGGTACGAAGAACTATCTTCGTGATGGTAAGATTCAGGTTAGCCAAGACGGCAAGACTTGGACTGACGTTGTGACAGTTGGTGATGGCCTTGCAAATGACATGCATGATGATTCATTGACAGATGGATGGACACATGATTCTAAGATGCCTGGAAATCGCTACATCGAGGGTGAACTTGCAAGTCCAGTGAAAGCCAATTATCTACGTGTTCTCTTTACTGCTAATTACGACGCTCGTTTTGTCGGATTTACTGAATTAGTCATCAATGATGGTGAATTTGTGAAACCTATCAACGACCCAACGGTTCAAGGAAATGGTGGAGAAAGTAGAGGCAACCTTTACACCAATCTTGTAGATGGCAAAGTCTTGACAAGCTATAAGGCTGAGAAAGGCCAAGGTGAGTTGGTTTACCACTTATCAGAACCAACAGATGCTAACCATATCCGACTTGTTTCTAGTCTTCCTCAAGGAGTAGCGGCTCGCGTACTGGCTCGCACTCTGAAAACAGACAGAGACGGTGCTTGGACAGATTTAGGCGCAATTACCTCAAGCTTCCAAACATTTGCAGTGAGAGATAAAGCTCCGTTACTTGATGTTAAACTCATTTGGGAAGGTGGTAAGCCAGAGTTCTATGAAATGACTACTTACTACCAAGAACTTTCAGAAGAACCTGAGCAACCAACTCCAGATCCAGAACCAACTCCAGATCCGAAACCAACTCCAAATCCAGAACCAACTCCAGATCCAGAGCCAACTCCAGATCCAGAACCAACTCCAGATCCGAAACCAACACCGGATCCAAAACCAACTCCAGATCCAGAGCCAACTCCAGATCCAGAGCCAACTCCAGATCCAAAACCAACCCCAGATCCAGAGCCAACTCCAGATCCAAAACCAACCCCAGATCCAGAACCAACTCCAGATCCAAAACCAACCCCAGATCCAGATCCAACTCCAGATCCAAAACCAACCCCAGATCCAGAACCAACTCCAGATCCGAAACCAACACCGGATCCAGAACCAACTCCAGATCCGAAACCAACTCCTGAACCTGAAGTCCTTTCTAGTAAAGGAGATCAACAACCGCCAGTAGTTGAAATTCCAGAGTTCAAGGGTGGCGTTAATTGGGTTGAAGCGGACAAGAATGAGCTTCCAGAGTTCAAAGGTGGCGTTAATTGGGTTGAAGCGGACAAGAATGAGCTTCCAGAGTTCAAAGGTGGCGTTAATTGGGTTGAAGCGGACAAGAATGAGCTTCCAGAATTCAAGGGTGGCGTTAATTGGGTTGAAGCAGCTAAGAATGAGGTTCCAGAATATAAAGAGCCTGTTGCAAACCCAGCTACACCACTTGCGGATCACAAGCAAACTTCAAGTTCACCAAGTCAAAAACAAGAACCAGAAGGACCAAATGCACCAGCGACTGAAGCTAAAGGCCAGCTTCCAGCAACTGGTGAGCAAGATTCAGTAGGCTTAGCCTTCCTAGCTAGTCTTGGATTGGTTCTATCTGCAACCTTTATCAAAAAAGGGAAAGAAGACTAA
- a CDS encoding DUF6556 family protein, producing the protein MSNYRRKSKPKTEHIKKGFTVFQKIIATLASILGLITASITIMNALDKNKDHKDTTPQTTIIKEVQKEAPAESNAPAQNQSNNQETTQKEDLQTPSKKEDTKSDNNSQKNEQSDSSSNTPTTEAGVSATNGAS; encoded by the coding sequence ATGTCTAACTATCGTAGAAAATCAAAACCTAAAACTGAACATATCAAAAAAGGCTTTACCGTCTTTCAAAAAATAATTGCAACTTTAGCCAGTATCCTTGGTTTGATTACAGCTAGTATCACTATCATGAATGCTTTAGATAAAAACAAGGATCATAAAGATACGACTCCACAAACAACCATCATCAAGGAAGTTCAAAAGGAAGCTCCCGCTGAATCCAATGCTCCTGCACAAAATCAATCCAACAACCAAGAAACAACTCAAAAAGAAGACCTTCAAACTCCAAGCAAAAAAGAAGATACAAAATCAGATAACAATTCTCAAAAAAATGAGCAATCTGATTCGTCATCAAACACTCCCACTACTGAAGCAGGAGTTAGCGCTACTAACGGAGCATCTTAA
- a CDS encoding cysteine desulfurase family protein — protein MIYFDNSATTKPYPEVLETYMQVSTKIIGNPSSLHRLGDQSTRILEASRQQIAELIGKKSEEIFFTSGGTEGDNWVIKGVAFEKAQFGKHIIVSDIEHPAVKESALWLKTQGFEVDFAPVDEKGFVDVAALANLLRPDTTLISIMAVNNEIGSIQPIEAISELLADKPTISFHVDAVQALVKIPTESYLTDRVDFATFSSHKFHGVRGVGFVYIKSGKKITPLLTGGGQERDYRSTTENVAGIAATAKALRLAMENLDLFTSKTSQMKEVIRQALLEYPDIFVFSGEEDFAPHILTFGIKGVRGEVIVHAFEDYDIFISTTSACSSKAGKPAGTLIAMGVEKDKAQSAVRLSLDLENDMSQVEQFLTKLKLIYNQTRKVR, from the coding sequence ATGATTTACTTTGATAATTCGGCTACGACCAAGCCTTATCCTGAAGTACTTGAAACCTATATGCAGGTGTCTACAAAAATTATTGGTAACCCATCTAGCCTTCATCGTTTGGGTGATCAGTCTACCAGAATTTTAGAAGCTTCTCGTCAACAGATTGCAGAATTAATTGGCAAAAAAAGTGAGGAAATCTTCTTTACCTCTGGTGGTACTGAAGGGGATAACTGGGTTATCAAAGGTGTCGCTTTTGAAAAAGCTCAGTTTGGTAAACACATCATCGTGTCTGACATTGAACACCCAGCGGTTAAGGAATCAGCTCTTTGGCTCAAGACTCAAGGATTTGAAGTGGATTTTGCGCCTGTTGATGAAAAGGGATTTGTTGATGTAGCTGCTTTAGCAAATCTACTTCGTCCTGATACCACACTTATTTCTATCATGGCTGTTAACAATGAAATTGGCTCAATCCAGCCTATTGAAGCTATCTCAGAACTTTTAGCTGATAAGCCAACTATTTCTTTCCATGTGGATGCGGTTCAAGCTTTAGTCAAGATTCCGACAGAATCCTACCTAACTGATCGAGTGGACTTTGCGACTTTCTCTAGTCACAAGTTCCACGGAGTTCGTGGTGTTGGATTTGTCTATATCAAGTCAGGTAAGAAAATTACGCCACTATTAACTGGTGGTGGCCAAGAGCGTGACTATCGTTCAACTACTGAGAATGTCGCTGGTATTGCAGCGACAGCCAAGGCCCTACGTTTGGCTATGGAAAATCTAGATTTGTTTACGAGCAAAACAAGTCAGATGAAGGAAGTCATCCGTCAAGCCCTTCTTGAATATCCAGATATTTTTGTTTTCTCAGGTGAGGAAGACTTTGCCCCTCATATTCTGACCTTTGGGATTAAGGGAGTTCGTGGGGAAGTCATTGTGCACGCATTTGAAGACTATGATATTTTCATTTCCACAACCTCTGCTTGTTCGTCCAAGGCAGGAAAACCTGCTGGAACCTTGATTGCTATGGGGGTTGAAAAAGATAAGGCCCAGTCAGCAGTCCGCCTCAGCCTAGACCTAGAAAATGACATGAGTCAAGTAGAGCAATTTTTGACCAAGCTAAAATTAATTTACAATCAAACTAGAAAAGTAAGATAG